Proteins encoded together in one Anaerotignum propionicum DSM 1682 window:
- a CDS encoding phosphoribosylaminoimidazolecarboxamide formyltransferase — protein sequence MNEFELKYGCNPNQKPARIYMTDGSDLPIRILSGKPGYINFLDAFNSWQLVKELKEALGMPAATSFKHVSPTSAAVGTPMGADLKKACFVDDIEGLDESPIALAYARARGTDRLCSYGDWIALSDVCDAVTANMIKREVSDGVIAPGYTAEALEILKAKRNGTYNVVEIDVDFLPEEKEVKQVFGITFEQGRNNFKIDKALLENIVTENKELTEEAKRDLIVALITLKYTQSNSVCFAKDGQAIGVGAGQQSRIHCTRLAGSKADIWHLRQCEKVLNLPFLPSVARPARDNAIDIYISDDYEDILADGAWESIFSVKPEPLTREEKKAYLTTIKGVALGSDAFFPFGDNIERAAKSGVSYIAEPGGSIRDDNVIETCNKHNMVMAFTGMRLFHH from the coding sequence ATGAATGAATTTGAATTAAAGTACGGCTGTAATCCAAATCAGAAACCTGCAAGAATTTATATGACAGACGGCAGTGACTTGCCTATCCGAATTTTGAGCGGAAAACCCGGTTACATCAATTTTTTGGATGCCTTTAACAGCTGGCAGTTGGTAAAGGAATTAAAAGAAGCTTTGGGTATGCCTGCGGCAACTTCTTTTAAGCATGTAAGCCCTACCTCTGCGGCGGTAGGTACGCCTATGGGCGCAGATTTAAAAAAGGCTTGCTTTGTGGATGATATTGAAGGTCTGGATGAATCTCCGATTGCTTTGGCATATGCCAGAGCAAGGGGCACTGACCGCTTATGCTCTTATGGTGATTGGATTGCCTTAAGCGATGTTTGCGATGCAGTGACAGCAAATATGATTAAGCGAGAGGTATCCGACGGTGTTATTGCACCCGGTTATACAGCAGAGGCTTTAGAAATTTTGAAAGCAAAAAGAAATGGAACCTATAACGTTGTAGAAATTGATGTTGATTTCCTTCCTGAGGAAAAAGAAGTAAAACAGGTTTTTGGAATTACTTTTGAACAAGGGAGAAACAATTTTAAAATTGATAAGGCTCTTTTGGAAAACATTGTAACAGAAAACAAAGAGCTGACAGAAGAAGCAAAAAGAGATTTAATTGTTGCTTTAATTACTTTAAAATATACCCAGTCTAATTCCGTATGTTTTGCAAAAGACGGACAGGCAATTGGGGTGGGTGCTGGTCAGCAGTCTCGTATTCATTGTACCCGTCTGGCAGGAAGCAAAGCGGATATTTGGCATTTACGCCAATGTGAAAAGGTATTAAACCTACCCTTTTTGCCATCTGTAGCTCGTCCTGCAAGGGACAATGCCATTGATATTTATATATCTGACGATTATGAGGATATTTTGGCGGATGGTGCTTGGGAAAGCATTTTTTCTGTAAAGCCTGAGCCCTTAACAAGAGAAGAAAAGAAGGCATATCTTACTACAATCAAGGGTGTTGCTTTGGGCAGTGATGCGTTCTTCCCCTTTGGTGATAATATTGAAAGAGCGGCAAAAAGCGGTGTTTCTTATATTGCGGAGCCCGGTGGTTCCATCCGTGATGACAATGTGATTGAAACCTGTAACAAACACAATATGGTTATGGCATTCACAGGAATGCGTTTGTTCCATCATTAA
- the purB gene encoding adenylosuccinate lyase, whose protein sequence is MDSTKEIYLSPFSTRYASKEMQAVFSEGFKFRTWRKLWIALAKAEKALGLEITDEQISELESFKDDINFEVAEAREKVVRHDVMSHVFAYGQQCPKAEPIIHLGATSCYVGDNTDVIILKEASHIILKKAAQVVKNLSEFADNYKNLPCLAYTHLQPAQLTTVGKRATLWIYELCQDIHELEHRLEELLLLGSKGTTGTQASFMELFEGDEEKIKKMEEMIALDMGFKGCVPVSGQTYSRKVDAYFLSVLSGFAQSAYKFSNDMRILQSFEEMEEPFEKNQIGSSAMPYKRNPMRSERISALARYVIVDSLNPALTAGTQWFERTLDDSANKRISSAEAFLAIDSILNIYMNVTAGLVVYDKVVERRVMEKLPFMATENIMMKSVKKGGNRQELHELLRTHSHAAAAKVKLEGGKNDLIERIAEDDAFPLTLEEIKAELDPSLYIGRSASQVDEFIKEIAQPIIAKWYEGEIEAELKV, encoded by the coding sequence ATGGATAGCACAAAGGAAATTTATCTTTCCCCTTTTTCAACCAGATATGCCAGCAAGGAAATGCAGGCTGTTTTTTCCGAGGGATTTAAGTTTCGTACATGGCGCAAGCTTTGGATTGCTTTAGCTAAAGCCGAAAAAGCCTTGGGTTTAGAAATTACAGACGAGCAAATTTCTGAATTGGAATCTTTTAAAGATGATATTAATTTTGAAGTTGCGGAAGCAAGAGAAAAAGTTGTACGCCACGATGTTATGAGCCATGTATTTGCTTATGGCCAGCAGTGCCCTAAGGCAGAGCCAATCATTCACTTAGGGGCAACTTCCTGTTACGTTGGAGACAACACAGATGTGATTATCTTAAAAGAGGCATCTCATATCATTTTGAAAAAAGCGGCACAGGTTGTAAAAAATCTTTCTGAATTTGCAGATAATTATAAGAACCTTCCTTGTTTGGCTTATACCCATTTACAGCCTGCACAGTTGACAACAGTTGGCAAAAGAGCCACTCTTTGGATTTATGAATTGTGTCAGGATATCCATGAATTGGAGCATCGTTTGGAAGAATTGCTTTTATTGGGTTCAAAGGGAACTACAGGTACCCAAGCAAGCTTTATGGAGCTGTTTGAAGGGGACGAAGAAAAGATCAAGAAAATGGAAGAAATGATTGCCTTAGATATGGGCTTTAAGGGCTGTGTGCCTGTTTCCGGTCAGACCTATTCCCGTAAGGTGGACGCTTATTTCTTATCTGTACTTTCCGGTTTTGCCCAGAGTGCTTACAAATTTTCCAACGATATGCGTATTTTACAGTCTTTTGAGGAAATGGAAGAGCCTTTTGAAAAAAATCAGATTGGTTCCTCTGCAATGCCCTACAAGAGAAATCCTATGAGAAGCGAAAGAATTTCCGCTTTGGCAAGATACGTGATTGTGGATTCCTTAAACCCTGCATTGACAGCAGGAACACAATGGTTTGAGAGAACATTGGACGATTCTGCGAACAAGCGTATTTCCAGTGCAGAAGCCTTTTTGGCAATTGATTCTATTTTGAATATTTATATGAATGTGACAGCTGGCTTGGTTGTTTATGATAAGGTTGTTGAGCGTCGTGTGATGGAAAAACTGCCTTTTATGGCAACAGAAAATATCATGATGAAATCCGTAAAAAAAGGCGGCAACAGACAGGAATTGCACGAATTGCTGCGTACCCATTCCCATGCGGCGGCGGCAAAAGTGAAGCTTGAGGGTGGCAAGAATGATTTGATTGAAAGAATTGCAGAGGACGATGCATTCCCACTGACATTAGAAGAAATTAAGGCGGAATTAGATCCATCTTTATATATCGGCAGAAGTGCTTCTCAGGTGGATGAATTTATAAAAGAGATTGCGCAACCCATTATTGCAAAATGGTATGAAGGTGAAATTGAAGCGGAGTTAAAGGTTTGA
- a CDS encoding IMP cyclohydrolase, with product MDIYKINPMRDLVKENPYVGRGIVIGKTADGSKAATAYFIMGRSENSRNRVFIENGEEVIIKPFDESKVEDPSLIIYSPIKKLENKLIVTNGDQTDTIFDFIQAGKTFEEGLETREFEPDAPNFTPRISGMLTFGKADFTYKMSILKSTDAKGSACSRYSFSFPAVNGLGHFIHTYACDGNPLPTFQGEPERAEIPNQIDDLVQEIWGNLNEENKISLYVRYIDLKTGTIENRMINKNK from the coding sequence ATGGATATCTATAAGATCAACCCCATGAGGGACTTGGTAAAGGAAAACCCTTACGTTGGCAGAGGGATAGTAATTGGAAAAACAGCGGATGGAAGCAAGGCGGCAACTGCATACTTTATTATGGGTCGCAGTGAAAACAGCCGTAACCGTGTTTTTATTGAAAACGGTGAAGAAGTGATTATCAAGCCCTTTGATGAATCCAAGGTAGAAGACCCTTCCTTAATTATATATTCTCCCATTAAAAAATTGGAAAACAAATTGATTGTAACTAACGGAGACCAAACAGATACCATTTTTGATTTTATTCAAGCTGGAAAAACCTTTGAGGAGGGCTTGGAGACTAGAGAATTTGAGCCTGATGCCCCCAATTTTACACCAAGAATCAGCGGTATGCTGACCTTTGGGAAAGCGGATTTTACGTATAAAATGAGTATTCTGAAAAGCACCGATGCAAAGGGCAGTGCTTGCAGCAGATATTCCTTTTCTTTTCCAGCTGTAAATGGTTTGGGACATTTTATTCACACCTATGCTTGTGATGGCAATCCTCTGCCTACATTCCAAGGAGAACCAGAGCGAGCAGAAATTCCGAATCAGATTGATGATTTGGTGCAAGAAATTTGGGGGAATCTAAATGAAGAAAACAAGATTTCTCTTTATGTAAGATATATTGATTTGAAAACAGGAACCATTGAAAACCGTATGATAAATAAAAACAAATAA